The DNA window TCAAACTCAAATATtcactgtgtgtgtgtgtgtgtgtctctctctctctctctctctctctctctctctctctctctctatatatatatatatatataccatcaTTCCAGATGAGAGGTACTGTGCCATTTGCAGCGGGTTTCTGCAGAGGACCAGACTTTGCATCAACTCTGGACTCTTTGCTTCAGACCGCCTCAAAAGGGTTGTCTCCTCCAGTTTATATCGTCggtaaaatgataaaaacgtTTTTCTAAGAATATATTCATGacataatttgttttgatttcagAAAGATAATAACATTAATACTTACACACTCTATATGTACCCTGCTGTAGACAGAATTTTGGTGTTTTAGGTTGTTCCACTGACGTCATCGATGCCCTAATTGGGCAGTACAAGTCAGCAAATACCTGTCCCTTCCGGAAAGACCACGGCAATAACTTTGTGTATGCACTACCTGCTGAAAACATTGTACCTCTgtaagatttcattttttacacaGTGATGAAAATTTTGATAGACTCAACAATAGCAGTTTGTATAATCTAGATCCGCGCTACTCACCCATTGTCGTGCTTAAACATGTACGGAATTTGCATACAATAGATACTAAATTCATCAAGGCTTTTTTAATCAGAGTATGAATTTAGTATTTTACCATGACGGGAAACTGGGAGATATGAAATCGATGTTTCTTCATAGAATAATTTTTCGACGCCTGACATTCTCACAAACGCCTTCAGTGTTCATATATTTTAGGGAACGGTAAGGAAATTATCTTCGGTCCAAAGGTTTAAATATGATTGCACAATATGTGTCGTCTCCCTTTGTAAAAGAATATTAGAAATacagaagattttttaaaataaaatgatatgtcAAGATAAATATAACAAGACACATTACTTTTGCTCAAAGGCGATGGTCATTTGCAGATCAATACATGACACTCtgccaaaatttaagaaagaagTTGAAATATCGCTCCAATGTAAATACGCATCGTATGATCCTCTGGCTATGATATTTAACATTTATGTATGATCTTATCTTGGATTTttgtatgttaaaattattaaacattacTTATTCACCGTGTAAAGAGATTTCTTGATTtacaaatcaaagaaaaaaattgaaattcattaaTAAAGTGTCggaatacatgtttataatgAAGGCTGGGTAGTCAACGAATCACCTATTAGAGCTATCTTCCTAAAGATATGATTTTTAGGCTATAAACTTTTGTGTAGAATAGGAAAACTCCAAATAATTCAGCTGCAGGAGGCTGAaaggtcaacaaattacccGTCTTTAAACtcttaatcatgatattttGACCAAAGCTTATCATTTCGTAAAGAAAAGTCAAATATCGGAAATAAAATTATGCCACATTTTCACAGAGTTTGTCGTGCAAAATAGGTAAAAACGTAACATGGTCATTAAATGACACGAACATTCAGTACtctaaagttttattttgatgcatattttaaaaattcatggttttttgtttttgttagagCGATGCCAGATGGATTCAGAGAAACAGAGTTAACTGAACGTCACTTAGACGCTGTAATCAAAGCATGGCCTTACTCGGAGGAAATGGATAAGATAGCTAGTGTAGAAAAATGGTTTAAATACACCATTTCTAATTTTCCGACAGTTTGCATCGAAACAGATGATGGACGGCCCGTGGCATGGGAAATGCAGCAGGAGTATGGAGGCCTTGGGATGCTGCATGTAGAGCCCGAATATCGGAGGAACAAACTTGGAAGCATTGTCTCGAGAACACTTGCGAAAAAATTAACAAAGGAGGGACAACTAGTGTTTGCATGTGTAGATGAAATTAACGTCCCTTCCATTGCATTCCACGAAAAGAATGGATATGTGCGGCTGCCTTTCGAATTTTCTTTTATAGGATATTTTTTCGaagcaaataaatgaaaataaaaaaagattttacgATAGATTTTccattttacaaaacatttcacaAATATTACCTGTCATTGTATGATTGATAAATTCCTAGCTCTCTGATTGGCTGCTATTCAACAATCTTAATAAGTAGACGTTATATTCACCTGCAAGTCACCTGTCACCTAGGAGGTCAATATtacacaattatttaatgcttgagcagtcaatagacccgaATATTTTTCTCGAGGTGGGGGGAACAGCCTTTgtcctcgggcaatagatcatacttaACTGTttcctgcaccaagggaaaaaattctggtttacttggggtttactctgggtccactctagtagaccgagagtaaacccagaaagtaaatcaagggtttagttggggtttactttctgttaggttgggtctgatcggcaCTGTAACTCCGTTTTTAGTATGTTGTATTCAGAATTATTAATTACAGAAGTTTTTCATACCATTATGCATTCAGGTCATTGTTAATCAATACCAAGAAGACcttaaagataaattttaagaacaacagtaaaataaacataataaatatcttaattttgtagcaattaaactttttctaaaatatgctaccggtgtcgtataatttaaggtccgccccGAAATATGGTCCGGCCGGACTTTTAATGTCAACATTAAAGGTCCGTCTTTCCCCTGTAAGAAAAGGTCCTACCCGTAATCACTTGTTAATTTCTTAAAGTAATTATTCATTTtgctcatgtacatgtaggacTGTACATATTACTAAATAAACAAGAactcatattgacgcaagcgtcaaatgggccgcaaaagtacaattgttgtatgaattatcgttggttgtttacataaaaaaaacacactacaaagaaaaaataacgagttggttgtaataattttaatggtagattttgattttaattactacatgtatattttcagcaacatgttttgaattttaacattttactattatcgagttcgttactgtaagcatttcgaACGGTAAGTGTATGATCATTGctatagtatgaagtaatgaagaacacattgatttgtacatcattttaatacaaagttcaattcATCATTATTCTATTGgagaatatatatttcaaaccaTCTTGATTTTCTTGTTGTATTGTATTGaataaaaacttaatgcattagtttatataatttcaaatgacaacataataaaacaaatggattaatataaaggtacatgtgcatgtataagaTCATGCTCATCCGGTAGAAACTGCAcgattttaaaggtaaaaaataagCCGGATAGTTTTTTTCCTAAATGGAATTATAAATCTAATCTGCACTACAGTTTATGAAGATAATCATAGTTATTTAAAAGgaattaaatataaatcaggttagctcaaattttcagttctttCAGATTTTTGCGACGTCACAAACAACCTAACAGTCATTAATGACGTTACATTTGTGAActtaagaaaatgaacatttactTGCATCGGGATTTTcattaatgaagaaaatatcaattattatgCAGTTTTGGTTTGTTTTCTAAGTTGCTACATGTGAAGACTCGGTAGCCCCTCAAACACTTCTGTTTTACCCGCTGAAATGCGATCTGAATAAATAAAGAGTTGTGTAAACTTACGAACCTGCAG is part of the Crassostrea angulata isolate pt1a10 chromosome 3, ASM2561291v2, whole genome shotgun sequence genome and encodes:
- the LOC128178252 gene encoding glycine N-acyltransferase-like isoform X5, which codes for MRRKHLLKKKMVLVDSRPDFSVLVIVDRQMRGTVPFAAGFCRGPDFASTLDSLLQTASKGLSPPVYIVGCSTDVIDALIGQYKSANTCPFRKDHGNNFVYALPAENIVPLAMPDGFRETELTERHLDAVIKAWPYSEEMDKIASVEKWFKYTISNFPTVCIETDDGRPVAWEMQQEYGGLGMLHVEPEYRRNKLGSIVSRTLAKKLTKEGQLVFACVDEINVPSIAFHEKNGYVRLPFEFSFIGYFFEANK
- the LOC128178252 gene encoding glycine N-acyltransferase-like protein 3 isoform X4, coding for MRSRHLLREKMVLVDSWPDVSVLVIVDRQMRGTVPFAAGFCRGPDFASTLDSLLQTASKGLSPPVYIVGCSTDVIDALIGQYKSANTCPFRKDHGNNFVYALPAENIVPLAMPDGFRETELTERHLDAVIKAWPYSEEMDKIASVEKWFKYTISNFPTVCIETDDGRPVAWEMQQEYGGLGMLHVEPEYRRNKLGSIVSRTLAKKLTKEGQLVFACVDEINVPSIAFHEKNGYVRLPFEFSFIGYFFEANK
- the LOC128178252 gene encoding glycine N-acyltransferase-like isoform X1, producing MAVREVLPEEYDDLDQKLEKELPLSILGLVHFRLMRSRHLLREKMVLVDSWPDVSVLVIVDRQMRGTVPFAAGFCRGPDFASTLDSLLQTASKGLSPPVYIVGCSTDVIDALIGQYKSANTCPFRKDHGNNFVYALPAENIVPLAMPDGFRETELTERHLDAVIKAWPYSEEMDKIASVEKWFKYTISNFPTVCIETDDGRPVAWEMQQEYGGLGMLHVEPEYRRNKLGSIVSRTLAKKLTKEGQLVFACVDEINVPSIAFHEKNGYVRLPFEFSFIGYFFEANK